AGCATCAGAAGCTAAGTCAAAAGCAGCGTCAGCATCTTTTTGTGCAGAGTTTGCAGTGCTTTGTGCATTAGCAGCAGTAGATTTTGCACTGTTTGCAGCACTTAATGCAGCAGCGGCATCAGTAGCGGCGGCATCAGCAGTTGCTTGAGCTTCTGCAACAGCAGCTTCAAGACCTTCGTGGCCAGCACAACCGTATAGCGCGCCAGCAGTAATGGCAACAATTGCCAATTTAGATATAGATTTCAATTTAATCATGAGTGTCTCCCTCTTTAATTTCAGCCCAATAGATACAACACTTTGCTGCATTAAGCTTTACAGGGGGCAATGGTAGCAATATTTTCAGTTTCGTCAAATATTTAATGTGTTTTTTTAACTTTATTTAATATTCAGCTAAAATTCAGCAGATAACACGGTTCAACGAATAACCACTCGAGTACCAATTTTGAGCCATAAGGCGAGCTCTTCAATTTCTTTATTGGTGAGCGCAACACAGCCAAGGGTCCAATTGTATTGCTGATGAATCTCAAGATCCTTATTGCCGAGCCCGTGAATGCCAAGATAGCCACCCAGTTTAGTATTTTGTGGGGGCACCTTACCCAAGGTGATGGCATCTTTAACACGGTAATAGATGAGGCGACTGATTTCACCCTCGTCATAGGCTTTTTGAGCGCGTTCAAGGTTAGGATAATTCAAGCCAAAAAACAGGTGAAATTTACTATTTTCTCCAATCCATGCAATTTTAAAATCACCAAGCGGTGTTTTACCATCGTCACGAACACGTAATTGCGCTGCACCACCACGACCGATGGCGATGTCACCAAATACTTTAACGGTGAAATCGTTACGCTTAATAAATAATTGTTCGGCAGTGGTATCAATCAATATCCACGGCTCATAAGGTCGTTCGGCAGAAACAGTGGTTGTCGTGACGAATAAAGCGGTGATTAATATTGCCACCGATTGTGACAACCGCATTTTTTGAAAAAAATGATGAGTCATAGTATTCCTAGTTTAAGTAAACAATGAAACGATGCAAGCTCAGGATTAAATAGCAGCTTTCTCCAACTGCTGAATAGTTTTTTATTTTGCGTGTTTTTCATGTGTCTGGCAATACAGTGCCGTTGCCCCCGCAACAGCACTTGGCATGACAATAAAATTAAGTATTGGAATGGCGTTAGCCAATGCGACCACAGCACCGAAACCGAATGACAAGCCACGTTGCTGTTTATGATGTTTACGCTGAAGTTTAAATGGAATGTGGTGGTTTGACATGGGATAGTCGAGGTATTCAACAGCTAACATCCAGCTACTAAATATCAGCCAAAATATTGGTGCTGCAATGTTTAAAACGGGTATAAAAAATAAAAGCAGTAGGGGCAGTGCACGAACTGCGAAATAGCCGTTTTTTCGCAGTTCATGTATCACAGCGATAACACTGTCTTTCAGCAAATGATTGCCGGTGAGTTTTCCAGTGAATTGTTCCGTGGGTTTGTGTGTTTCCCCCGTCAAATGACGTTCAACTGCCTCGGCGAGATAGCCATTAAAAGGCGCAGCAATGAGGTTGGCGATCATCGAAAAAAAGAAGAATAAAAAAAACAGGGCAGACAATGCGAACAGCGGCCAAATGACCCATTGTAGGCTGCTGATAAGTGTCGTTAACCATGATAGCCAGTTTGGTAACTGCATAATCCAGTGTTCCAAGCTGCTTGTTAGTGAGGAGATTAAGTCATTGGTGTACCTATAAGCGATAACAATGACCGAGGTAAAGAGCGTGATATTGATGATTAAAGGAATAAGCGTAAAACGGCGTATTTTCGGTTTCAGTATTAAACTGAACCCTTTTAAGAAAAAATTGGCACCGCGTAAGAATTGCATGATAGATCAAGTGTACAGGCTTAGAGATGAAGATTAGCAGTGGTCATTATGTTTTCTGTGGCCTTCACGCGCGAGCAATGCACTGCCATAAGCGGCTTCGTTAGAGAGAGCGCTAGTCAGCGGAGTGTTTAATTTACGTTCACGTAAGCACTGCCAGGCCTTATTTTTGCTGCCGCCACCGACACTAATAATATGTTTTACCGGGGTGGCGCCGAGCTCTGCCAAGCGTTGATAAGCCAGTTGTTCGATATAGGCAATACCCTCAAGCATAGCTTGAAAG
This Gammaproteobacteria bacterium DNA region includes the following protein-coding sequences:
- a CDS encoding L,D-transpeptidase → MTHHFFQKMRLSQSVAILITALFVTTTTVSAERPYEPWILIDTTAEQLFIKRNDFTVKVFGDIAIGRGGAAQLRVRDDGKTPLGDFKIAWIGENSKFHLFFGLNYPNLERAQKAYDEGEISRLIYYRVKDAITLGKVPPQNTKLGGYLGIHGLGNKDLEIHQQYNWTLGCVALTNKEIEELALWLKIGTRVVIR
- the cysZ gene encoding sulfate transporter CysZ; its protein translation is MQFLRGANFFLKGFSLILKPKIRRFTLIPLIINITLFTSVIVIAYRYTNDLISSLTSSLEHWIMQLPNWLSWLTTLISSLQWVIWPLFALSALFFLFFFFSMIANLIAAPFNGYLAEAVERHLTGETHKPTEQFTGKLTGNHLLKDSVIAVIHELRKNGYFAVRALPLLLLFFIPVLNIAAPIFWLIFSSWMLAVEYLDYPMSNHHIPFKLQRKHHKQQRGLSFGFGAVVALANAIPILNFIVMPSAVAGATALYCQTHEKHAK